A region from the Salidesulfovibrio onnuriiensis genome encodes:
- the imm40 gene encoding Imm40 family immunity protein, with amino-acid sequence MSFFSEKYDTTWPDIYINLLKRGIPIHEYGINNWLLSREDALFVANECKNNGIAIAGGDVYELLDHEPEPAHDNWYCEVNTNESFNNYISRSIAKTIEYISTYRHPRGFEPYFIFVPVFELK; translated from the coding sequence ATGTCATTCTTCTCTGAAAAATATGACACAACTTGGCCAGATATTTATATAAACCTCCTCAAGCGCGGAATACCTATTCATGAGTATGGGATTAACAATTGGCTCTTAAGTCGAGAGGATGCTTTATTTGTCGCCAATGAATGTAAAAATAATGGAATAGCTATAGCTGGTGGCGATGTCTACGAACTATTAGACCATGAGCCTGAGCCAGCTCATGATAATTGGTATTGTGAGGTGAATACAAACGAATCATTTAACAATTATATATCTAGAAGCATTGCGAAAACAATCGAATATATAAGTACGTATAGGCACCCAAGAGGCTTCGAGCCTTATTTTATCTTTGTCCCAGTATTTGAATTGAAATAG
- a CDS encoding hemagglutinin repeat-containing protein yields MYKIFEQLLCAVLIGLILCPPALAGGIQVDAGAPAANQASMSAAGNGVPVVNIVQPNGGGVSHNKFTDFNVAKQGVIINNSNMPGVTQLGGVVANNPNFTDGRKASIILNEVTSTNRSLLQGYTEVFGGGHYILANPNGVTIDGGGFIGTPRATVTTGVPSVNGGNVMLGVTGGDVLIQGDGINAKNIDAFEIVSRTAQINADIHANRLKIVAGKSNYNPTTGEVTEVAPNGDPLPAVVIDSTALGGMYAGRINLIGTEKGVGVNLEGITQSTEDLQITAQGTIEIKNKVGSGGNLAIASQEESVNVTGTVTAANTATLSAKDTVLIAKSDPADAALVKAGTINISGGKLDNQHLIAADSHFAIASDEVVNTGTIYSGGTGAFHVSGTVHNNRGAILTKGDMTLEGASAGQKMTKLQNDSATIESLESSLAIRAHDLKNNNLDFQLVEGATELSRLDGVYQGGDDNWKTYVLFQHYVGRSYAGPSGWTAYPMSNSYIKLDPSVNVISSEDLSAHFAELEQKCVENPNFLNSTDKYYISIYKQIIAQGYKYFIAAHGQTNGVIFSERVTHDSVTGADKGSLIAASGNVNIQGDDVQNIVSTISSAAGDITIDTNTFTNEGQDVYERTFVTWGRAAFHSHRSPNIEYKGGGTIPHLKAIDHVYGSIDAGNKVTINAAHVDNGIVERNGVLQAPDTAAQQQKVADVTKEFPAGLTVVNTAPDHPYLIETNPALTNLSGYIGGEFLLEQIGTTEEGLTEKLLLDPYLTVQEVKKKVLDGTGRRFLEDSIKSDAEQVKHLMENALAAKESLGLSLGIALSKEQIIDLDKDIVWLVEEEVQGQKVLVPKVYLGQGSVGRIAQGGAVIAGKNVEINAANVSNSGLILAEGNTVINAENIFNHRGTIQAQEVALTATDTITNTGGFIKGADVALKAENDVVLTADMYDSQLQETSSRIIASKGSVEATNSLNIVAGRDVEMSGSGVKSDSGASIQAGRNVAVSTVETHTKASMNGDNFSSRTNISTSQGSTIDVAGNLELKAEQDIIVHGSGVAAQGDVNLQAEENVSITSATNEVDLYSHADDAGGMFGGSKSSTFEQRESSNVASVITSGGNTNIKAGSDTRAEGDLAVIGSRVSTEGDLDMQATGEIIIASAEEEAFSHSQSSKSGMFSSKSETKRTSSTTQVGSDIESAGSVTATAKQDLNISASNIYGQEAVTLTSEEGNVNIVAAQNESSSYEKKESKKVGLFASDGRLDYARMKEKMESNDESDSIGSSVVSDKDITVTAQNDAVVVGSDLSAGGNIIINAGRDANVLSGRNEKKTKKFEKQAGLGIGFKFTEDEISVSSGLKATEKKEEFSGSYNAKSTLSAGEDVTITAGQNVNQVSSDIEAGQDVALKAGGDVKTEAAHDIEKHDSYVKEIEVGVKAAAKQNVTGALRTVAGLPKTMTAGKGNSAAKAATAASAAMKAYGDVSSAVGTTVSASITGGASYTESKESSESKTAVGSNTSAGRNVTIEADKDITVDGGRIVANEDVTIKAREDVNINSAKNTYESSSSTTNVDARGGIGGSIGAGGMSAGVTVSASLGGSENDSEAETNDNGEVTAGEILTVESGKDTTIEGANLSGKEVAMNVGENLVVRSVQDTASAKGNNYSVGGSATVGMGVNVSANVGYGENKSESKWVDQQTSIIGKEKVDIYTGKNTHVEGAIIAAENDNLVLNTETLTYKDIHDSDTSESFNAAVSGSVGFGGTDKGDGKEQEPGEGQGTGDDQPGDNQQGETGTDQSGEKKDSEQTKKDDSTIPGTASGDYSSKDKEQINRATIGKGTIIIRSDPDAGLEGLNRDLAKAQEITKDSETVVKVYVDPATIKDIASGGKALQENAEKLVEQFEKIVDKIKEALPENAKKERDQLENQTEMIQRLMNEGIKKDEAIMKSAETAEAVNIFLELDKLKERERNGEEVSPEEYQAVLHNMSLEKSYASISIEGDNIVYQEDANVVGMSLGGLYMGIMSSFSDTSKDITDTIYDLSGAIVYEQTGYKGCKDQWERANKTALAVGDSVAYAITHPLKVGEALVKRVEEKWNLYQKQLEDKDYYGAYFTLGGLVPDAVEVGAAAYTGGVGVFKAGSKLSKMTKASYKLGKEIAEGLVHNSKRYVFELAKKYGDDVVSNAGDFFAGTQYTSKVQNQMNAFVHRDPFHQFPEIVKNHQDMGIVRKIKGGDGIERLQLEIPGEYLGKKGVFEFMKEANGNINHRLFRQIKEWNK; encoded by the coding sequence ATGTACAAGATATTTGAACAACTTCTTTGCGCGGTTCTCATCGGTCTCATTCTCTGCCCGCCGGCCCTGGCCGGTGGCATCCAGGTGGACGCAGGCGCACCTGCGGCAAACCAGGCCTCCATGAGCGCAGCCGGAAACGGCGTGCCCGTGGTCAACATTGTCCAGCCCAACGGCGGCGGTGTTTCCCACAATAAATTCACGGACTTCAACGTGGCCAAGCAGGGCGTGATCATCAACAACAGCAACATGCCTGGCGTGACCCAGCTTGGCGGCGTTGTTGCCAACAACCCGAATTTCACGGACGGTCGCAAGGCATCCATCATCCTCAACGAGGTTACCAGCACCAATCGCTCCCTGCTCCAGGGCTATACCGAGGTCTTCGGCGGCGGGCATTACATCCTGGCCAACCCCAACGGCGTGACCATTGACGGCGGCGGATTCATCGGCACGCCCAGGGCAACGGTCACCACCGGTGTGCCCTCGGTCAACGGCGGCAACGTCATGCTTGGCGTCACGGGCGGGGACGTACTCATCCAGGGCGACGGCATCAACGCAAAGAACATCGACGCTTTCGAGATTGTCAGCCGCACTGCTCAGATCAATGCGGACATCCACGCTAACCGCCTCAAGATCGTGGCGGGCAAAAGCAACTACAACCCAACTACCGGCGAAGTCACCGAGGTCGCGCCCAACGGCGATCCGCTGCCTGCCGTGGTTATCGACTCCACGGCCCTGGGCGGCATGTATGCGGGCCGCATCAACCTCATCGGCACGGAAAAGGGTGTGGGCGTTAACCTGGAGGGCATCACCCAGTCCACCGAAGATCTTCAAATCACCGCACAGGGTACGATCGAGATCAAGAACAAGGTCGGCTCCGGCGGCAACCTGGCCATAGCCTCCCAAGAGGAGTCCGTGAACGTCACCGGCACGGTGACCGCCGCAAACACCGCAACCCTGTCCGCCAAGGACACCGTGCTCATCGCCAAGTCCGACCCGGCTGACGCGGCCCTGGTCAAGGCAGGTACGATCAATATTTCCGGCGGCAAGCTTGACAACCAGCATCTCATTGCAGCCGACAGCCATTTCGCCATCGCCTCGGACGAGGTGGTCAATACCGGCACCATCTATTCCGGAGGCACCGGCGCGTTCCATGTCTCCGGAACCGTGCACAACAATCGCGGCGCTATCCTCACCAAAGGCGACATGACCTTGGAAGGCGCTTCCGCCGGCCAAAAGATGACCAAGCTCCAGAACGATTCAGCAACCATCGAATCCCTGGAAAGCAGCCTGGCCATCCGCGCGCACGATCTGAAAAACAACAACCTCGATTTCCAACTGGTGGAAGGAGCAACCGAGCTGTCCCGTCTTGATGGGGTTTACCAGGGCGGTGACGACAACTGGAAAACGTATGTACTTTTCCAGCATTACGTTGGACGCTCCTATGCAGGTCCTTCGGGATGGACTGCATACCCCATGTCCAACTCCTACATTAAGCTCGATCCCTCCGTGAACGTCATTTCCAGCGAAGACCTCAGCGCGCATTTCGCGGAGTTAGAGCAGAAATGCGTTGAAAATCCCAATTTCCTGAATTCAACAGATAAATATTACATATCCATATATAAACAAATAATTGCGCAAGGTTACAAATATTTTATCGCTGCCCACGGGCAAACCAACGGTGTCATTTTTTCCGAAAGGGTGACCCACGACAGCGTCACCGGCGCGGACAAGGGCTCGCTCATAGCAGCCAGCGGCAACGTCAATATTCAAGGAGATGACGTCCAGAATATCGTCAGCACAATCAGCTCCGCCGCCGGCGACATAACCATCGACACCAATACGTTCACCAACGAGGGTCAGGACGTCTATGAACGCACCTTCGTGACCTGGGGCCGTGCTGCATTCCATTCTCACCGTTCCCCGAACATCGAATACAAGGGGGGTGGCACCATTCCCCATCTCAAGGCTATAGACCATGTCTACGGCAGTATTGATGCGGGCAACAAGGTGACGATCAATGCGGCGCATGTTGATAACGGCATCGTGGAACGCAATGGCGTCCTTCAGGCTCCTGACACCGCCGCCCAGCAGCAAAAAGTTGCAGACGTCACCAAGGAATTCCCAGCGGGGCTCACTGTCGTCAATACGGCTCCGGACCATCCGTATTTGATTGAAACAAACCCGGCTCTGACAAACCTCTCTGGGTATATCGGCGGGGAATTCCTTCTGGAACAAATTGGGACTACTGAGGAGGGGTTGACGGAAAAGCTGCTCCTTGATCCTTACCTGACAGTTCAGGAAGTGAAAAAAAAGGTCCTGGATGGGACGGGGCGACGGTTTCTTGAAGATTCCATCAAGAGCGATGCCGAGCAGGTCAAGCATTTGATGGAGAACGCTTTGGCCGCCAAGGAAAGCTTGGGCCTCAGCCTGGGCATTGCACTGTCCAAGGAGCAGATAATAGATCTGGACAAGGACATTGTCTGGCTGGTGGAGGAAGAGGTCCAGGGTCAGAAGGTTCTCGTCCCCAAAGTCTACCTCGGCCAGGGCAGCGTCGGCAGGATTGCCCAGGGCGGGGCGGTCATTGCGGGCAAAAATGTTGAGATCAACGCCGCCAATGTTTCCAACTCGGGTCTGATACTGGCTGAAGGCAATACCGTCATCAACGCGGAAAACATATTCAACCACAGGGGCACGATTCAGGCCCAGGAAGTTGCCCTGACCGCCACCGACACCATCACCAATACGGGCGGCTTCATCAAGGGTGCTGACGTTGCACTCAAGGCCGAAAACGATGTGGTCCTCACTGCGGACATGTACGATTCCCAGCTTCAGGAGACATCCTCGCGCATCATTGCCAGTAAAGGCAGTGTTGAAGCGACAAACTCCCTGAATATTGTGGCTGGTCGAGATGTCGAGATGAGCGGTTCCGGAGTGAAGTCCGACAGCGGCGCTTCTATCCAGGCAGGTCGCAATGTGGCCGTTTCTACAGTGGAAACCCACACCAAGGCCTCCATGAACGGTGACAATTTCAGCTCCCGAACCAACATCAGCACAAGCCAGGGCAGCACCATCGATGTGGCTGGGAATCTGGAACTCAAGGCTGAGCAGGACATCATCGTCCACGGCAGCGGAGTCGCGGCCCAGGGCGACGTGAATCTGCAAGCCGAAGAAAACGTCTCCATCACCTCCGCAACCAATGAAGTCGATCTCTACAGCCATGCGGACGACGCAGGCGGCATGTTCGGCGGTTCGAAGTCCTCCACATTCGAGCAGCGGGAGAGTTCCAACGTTGCCTCCGTCATTACATCCGGCGGCAATACCAATATCAAGGCAGGCTCCGACACCAGGGCCGAAGGCGATCTGGCGGTCATCGGCAGCCGCGTGAGTACCGAAGGCGATTTGGACATGCAGGCCACGGGCGAGATCATTATCGCCTCGGCTGAGGAAGAGGCTTTCAGTCATTCCCAGAGCAGCAAGTCCGGCATGTTCAGCTCCAAGTCCGAGACCAAACGCACCAGCAGCACCACCCAGGTGGGCAGCGACATCGAGTCCGCAGGTTCGGTCACCGCCACCGCCAAGCAGGACCTGAATATTTCGGCCAGCAATATCTACGGTCAGGAAGCAGTCACGCTTACCAGCGAGGAAGGCAACGTCAATATCGTTGCCGCTCAGAACGAATCCAGCTCCTACGAGAAGAAGGAAAGCAAGAAAGTCGGCTTGTTCGCCAGCGACGGACGTCTGGACTACGCCCGCATGAAGGAGAAGATGGAAAGCAACGACGAGTCGGACAGCATCGGCTCCAGCGTTGTTTCCGACAAGGACATCACCGTCACCGCGCAGAACGACGCCGTGGTGGTCGGTTCCGACCTGTCCGCGGGTGGCAATATCATCATCAATGCGGGCCGCGACGCCAACGTGCTTTCCGGCCGCAATGAAAAGAAGACCAAGAAGTTTGAAAAGCAGGCCGGACTCGGTATCGGCTTCAAGTTCACCGAAGACGAGATCAGCGTCAGCTCCGGGCTCAAGGCCACGGAAAAGAAAGAGGAGTTTTCCGGCTCCTACAATGCCAAGTCCACGCTCTCCGCAGGTGAAGACGTTACGATCACCGCCGGGCAGAACGTGAACCAGGTTTCGTCCGACATCGAGGCCGGGCAGGACGTGGCCCTGAAAGCGGGCGGAGACGTCAAGACCGAGGCCGCACACGACATCGAGAAGCATGACTCCTACGTCAAGGAGATCGAAGTCGGGGTCAAGGCTGCCGCCAAGCAGAACGTTACCGGCGCCCTGCGTACTGTGGCGGGCCTGCCCAAGACCATGACCGCAGGCAAGGGCAACAGCGCAGCCAAGGCCGCTACCGCCGCCAGCGCGGCCATGAAGGCCTATGGTGATGTTTCCTCTGCCGTGGGCACTACGGTTTCCGCATCCATCACGGGCGGTGCTTCCTACACGGAAAGCAAGGAAAGCAGCGAATCAAAGACCGCCGTGGGCTCCAACACCTCGGCGGGCCGCAACGTCACCATCGAGGCGGATAAGGACATCACCGTGGACGGCGGCCGCATCGTCGCCAATGAGGATGTGACCATCAAGGCCCGTGAAGACGTCAACATCAATTCGGCCAAGAACACCTACGAATCATCCTCCAGCACCACCAACGTGGATGCCAGGGGCGGCATCGGCGGTTCCATCGGCGCGGGAGGCATGTCCGCAGGCGTCACGGTTTCTGCCTCACTTGGCGGTTCGGAGAACGACTCCGAGGCCGAGACCAACGACAACGGCGAAGTGACCGCAGGCGAAATCCTGACCGTGGAATCCGGCAAGGACACCACCATTGAGGGAGCCAATCTCAGCGGCAAGGAAGTCGCCATGAATGTGGGCGAAAACCTTGTTGTGCGCAGCGTGCAGGATACTGCCTCTGCCAAGGGTAACAATTACAGTGTTGGCGGCTCCGCCACTGTCGGTATGGGCGTGAACGTTAGCGCCAACGTCGGCTACGGTGAGAACAAGTCCGAATCCAAATGGGTCGATCAGCAGACCTCCATCATCGGCAAGGAAAAGGTAGACATCTACACGGGCAAGAACACCCATGTGGAAGGTGCCATCATCGCCGCCGAAAACGACAATCTGGTCCTGAACACCGAGACCCTGACCTACAAGGACATCCACGATTCCGACACCAGCGAAAGCTTCAATGCCGCTGTGTCTGGTTCTGTCGGCTTTGGCGGAACCGACAAAGGTGATGGCAAGGAACAGGAACCGGGTGAAGGCCAGGGAACCGGTGACGATCAGCCCGGCGACAACCAGCAGGGAGAAACCGGTACTGACCAAAGCGGCGAGAAAAAGGACAGCGAACAAACCAAGAAAGACGACAGCACCATCCCCGGCACCGCCTCGGGCGATTACTCCAGCAAGGATAAGGAGCAGATCAACCGCGCCACCATCGGCAAGGGCACCATCATCATCCGCTCCGACCCGGACGCCGGACTGGAAGGCCTGAACCGCGACCTCGCCAAGGCACAGGAGATCACCAAAGATAGCGAGACCGTGGTCAAGGTCTATGTTGACCCGGCGACTATTAAGGATATTGCCAGCGGCGGCAAAGCGCTGCAGGAAAATGCTGAAAAGTTGGTCGAACAGTTTGAAAAAATCGTTGATAAAATCAAAGAGGCTCTTCCTGAAAACGCCAAGAAAGAACGCGACCAGCTTGAAAATCAGACTGAAATGATTCAGCGCTTGATGAATGAAGGCATCAAGAAAGATGAAGCCATCATGAAGTCAGCTGAAACAGCCGAGGCCGTCAATATTTTTCTTGAGTTGGATAAACTGAAAGAAAGAGAAAGAAATGGTGAAGAGGTAAGCCCTGAAGAATACCAAGCTGTTCTACATAATATGTCGTTAGAAAAATCATATGCAAGCATTTCTATAGAAGGAGATAATATCGTTTATCAAGAAGATGCAAATGTAGTAGGGATGTCTCTTGGTGGACTTTATATGGGAATAATGTCTAGTTTTTCTGACACATCAAAGGATATCACAGATACTATTTATGATCTCTCTGGAGCAATTGTTTATGAGCAAACAGGTTACAAAGGATGCAAAGATCAATGGGAAAGAGCAAATAAGACCGCACTTGCTGTAGGAGATTCCGTCGCCTATGCGATTACGCATCCTCTGAAAGTAGGGGAAGCCTTGGTCAAGCGGGTGGAAGAGAAGTGGAATCTTTATCAAAAACAGCTTGAAGATAAGGATTACTATGGAGCTTATTTTACCCTTGGCGGTTTGGTTCCTGACGCTGTAGAGGTTGGCGCTGCAGCCTATACAGGAGGAGTTGGAGTCTTCAAGGCCGGGTCTAAGCTTAGTAAAATGACTAAGGCTTCGTATAAGCTTGGCAAAGAGATTGCTGAAGGGCTTGTCCATAATAGCAAGAGATACGTCTTTGAACTTGCAAAAAAATATGGCGATGATGTAGTCTCCAATGCTGGTGACTTTTTTGCGGGTACTCAATACACTTCAAAAGTGCAAAACCAAATGAACGCATTTGTACACAGAGATCCATTTCATCAATTCCCGGAAATAGTTAAGAACCATCAAGATATGGGGATAGTTAGAAAAATAAAAGGAGGAGATGGAATTGAAAGATTGCAGCTTGAAATTCCAGGAGAGTATCTTGGCAAAAAGGGTGTTTTTGAATTCATGAAAGAAGCAAATGGTAATATTAACCACAGACTGTTTAGACAAATAAAAGAATGGAATAAATAA
- a CDS encoding ShlB/FhaC/HecB family hemolysin secretion/activation protein, giving the protein MRQLLKKAAAVFVPLAFSCILCTPGQASAVTAQEAIRQQQILQQREEQRRQELLRQHRESLEKPPSEEQIKPLEKAKGAPDERCFEVREIVLQGATLLSDSEKAKLKVPYLGKCLTLTDINNLIRDITNKYIEKGYVTTRAAVPQQDLAGGVLKVLVIEGKVESIEFKGKTSHAERKLMVAFPGIQDEFLNIRDIEQGLDQLNRLPSNNAKVDLVPGSETGTTKVVIDNQTEKTWRATIGMDNSGQESTGELQYILGFEKDNLLDINDLLTVNYNADYESMIAGEHQDSQSLSAFYSFGVGYWTFTGSWSNFDYRTRLQGTSASFSSEGTTTTSNLNVDYVFHRDTDSKSSLGMGFTLRDTSNYLAGVKLDASSHVLSVANISATHTERLLGGVLTMNGQYSRGLPILGAERDRNELNLSDPKSEFDKLTMTVDFYRPFQVENHNFSWSTKLWGQWSPDTLYSAEQASIGSRYTVRGFHEDSLSGDIGGYMRNELALTLPLGEQESITKTLFSNLQLFAGYDAGFIWEDEKDEYEKGSVQGAALGFRTFGGHVLADFTVSKALDAPAHIKNEDLDFYASLKVAF; this is encoded by the coding sequence ATGCGACAGCTTTTGAAAAAGGCTGCGGCAGTGTTCGTGCCGCTGGCCTTTTCGTGCATACTTTGCACTCCCGGGCAGGCGTCCGCCGTTACCGCCCAGGAGGCCATCCGCCAACAGCAGATTCTGCAGCAGCGCGAGGAACAGCGCAGGCAGGAGCTTTTGCGTCAGCACCGCGAGAGCCTGGAAAAACCGCCGTCCGAAGAGCAGATCAAGCCCCTGGAAAAAGCCAAGGGCGCGCCGGATGAACGTTGCTTCGAGGTCCGCGAAATTGTGCTTCAGGGCGCAACATTGTTGTCTGATTCGGAAAAGGCGAAACTCAAGGTTCCCTACCTGGGCAAATGCCTGACGCTCACCGACATCAACAACCTGATTCGGGATATCACCAACAAATATATCGAAAAGGGTTACGTCACCACGCGTGCGGCCGTCCCCCAGCAGGATCTGGCCGGCGGCGTACTCAAAGTGCTGGTCATCGAAGGCAAGGTGGAGAGTATAGAGTTTAAGGGAAAAACCTCCCACGCCGAGCGTAAGCTGATGGTGGCCTTTCCGGGCATCCAAGATGAATTCCTGAACATCCGCGACATCGAGCAGGGGCTGGACCAGCTCAACCGGCTGCCCTCCAACAACGCCAAGGTGGACCTGGTGCCCGGCTCCGAGACCGGAACCACCAAGGTTGTCATCGACAACCAGACCGAAAAGACATGGCGCGCCACCATCGGCATGGACAACTCCGGGCAGGAATCCACAGGGGAGCTCCAGTACATCCTTGGATTTGAGAAGGACAACCTGCTGGACATCAACGATCTGCTGACCGTCAACTACAATGCGGACTACGAGTCCATGATCGCGGGCGAGCACCAGGACAGCCAGAGCCTGTCAGCCTTCTACTCCTTCGGCGTGGGCTACTGGACTTTCACCGGGAGCTGGAGCAACTTCGATTATCGCACCCGTCTTCAGGGAACCTCGGCCAGCTTCTCCAGCGAAGGCACCACCACGACCTCGAACCTGAATGTGGACTACGTTTTTCATCGCGACACGGACAGCAAAAGTTCCCTGGGCATGGGGTTCACCCTGCGCGACACCTCCAACTATCTGGCGGGAGTCAAGCTTGATGCAAGCAGCCATGTCCTGTCCGTAGCCAACATCTCCGCCACTCATACAGAGCGCTTGCTGGGCGGTGTGCTGACCATGAACGGTCAGTACAGTCGGGGTCTGCCCATCCTGGGCGCCGAGCGGGACAGGAACGAACTCAACCTCTCCGATCCCAAGTCCGAGTTCGACAAGCTGACCATGACCGTGGATTTCTACCGTCCCTTTCAGGTGGAGAACCACAATTTCAGCTGGAGCACCAAGCTCTGGGGCCAGTGGTCACCGGATACCCTGTACAGCGCTGAACAAGCCAGCATCGGCAGCCGCTACACGGTGCGCGGCTTTCACGAAGACAGCCTGAGCGGCGACATAGGCGGCTACATGCGCAACGAGCTGGCCCTGACTCTGCCTCTCGGCGAACAGGAAAGCATCACCAAGACGCTGTTCTCCAACCTACAGCTGTTCGCGGGCTATGACGCCGGATTCATCTGGGAAGACGAGAAGGATGAATACGAAAAAGGCTCGGTCCAGGGAGCAGCCCTCGGCTTTCGAACTTTCGGCGGTCATGTTCTGGCCGACTTCACGGTTTCCAAGGCGCTGGACGCGCCTGCCCACATCAAAAACGAAGATTTGGATTTTTACGCCTCCCTCAAGGTCGCGTTCTAA
- a CDS encoding IS3 family transposase (programmed frameshift): MSKKRKRFTAEFKTRVALDALTGELTLSELASKYGVHANQISQWKKPAKEQVAAGFAGKTQKIQQSDEALIKELHAKIGQLTVEKDFLQQAFQNLSCKRRREIVDKEHPALSVRRQCRILKLQRSTYYYQPIGESPYNLELMKRIDELFMELPFFGSRQMRNILQDEGHQVGRGRVRRLMRKMGLMAICQKSKTSHPHPQHKTYPYLLRHRTITKPNQLWCADITYIPMRRGFLYLVAIMDWHSRAVLSWRLSNTMDADFCVSALEDAMNRYGVPEIFNTDQGSQFTSYEFTMALRNAGVRISMDGRGRWMDNVMIERLWKSLKYECVYLRELETGSDLRRALAWWFDFYNNRRPHKTFDGRKPMEIYQTRPKPEGVSPLAWPRQAA; this comes from the exons ATGTCCAAGAAAAGGAAAAGATTTACTGCTGAATTCAAGACTCGTGTCGCCCTCGATGCACTGACCGGTGAACTCACGCTTTCCGAGCTGGCCAGCAAGTATGGCGTTCACGCCAACCAGATCTCCCAATGGAAGAAGCCGGCCAAGGAGCAGGTTGCTGCGGGTTTTGCTGGCAAGACTCAGAAGATCCAGCAAAGCGATGAAGCGCTCATAAAAGAGCTTCACGCCAAGATAGGGCAGCTCACCGTGGAAAAGGATTTTTTGCAACAAGCCTTC CAAAATCTGAGCTGCAAGCGAAGGCGTGAAATCGTCGACAAAGAGCATCCAGCGCTCAGTGTCCGGCGACAGTGCAGAATTCTCAAGCTGCAACGCTCAACATACTACTACCAGCCGATTGGCGAATCTCCGTACAACTTGGAGTTGATGAAACGCATCGACGAGTTGTTCATGGAGCTGCCATTTTTCGGCTCTCGACAGATGCGCAACATCCTGCAGGATGAGGGGCATCAGGTTGGGCGTGGCCGAGTGCGCCGACTCATGCGCAAGATGGGGTTGATGGCGATTTGCCAAAAGTCGAAGACGAGTCATCCCCATCCACAGCACAAGACGTATCCGTACCTGTTGCGGCATCGAACAATCACGAAGCCCAATCAGCTTTGGTGTGCGGACATTACGTACATTCCGATGAGACGAGGCTTTCTGTACCTCGTGGCAATCATGGACTGGCATAGCCGTGCTGTTCTGTCTTGGCGCTTATCGAATACAATGGACGCCGATTTCTGCGTCTCAGCCTTGGAGGATGCCATGAATCGTTATGGCGTGCCCGAGATCTTTAATACGGATCAGGGTAGCCAGTTTACCAGCTATGAGTTCACAATGGCTCTACGTAATGCCGGCGTTCGCATCTCAATGGATGGCCGTGGGCGTTGGATGGACAACGTAATGATCGAACGGCTTTGGAAGTCGTTAAAATACGAATGCGTCTACCTGAGGGAGTTGGAGACAGGGAGTGATCTGCGAAGAGCTTTGGCCTGGTGGTTTGATTTCTACAACAATCGTCGCCCCCACAAGACCTTTGACGGCAGGAAGCCGATGGAGATATATCAGACGCGACCCAAGCCAGAGGGGGTATCCCCTCTGGCTTGGCCCCGCCAAGCAGCGTAG